The following are encoded in a window of Impatiens glandulifera chromosome 5, dImpGla2.1, whole genome shotgun sequence genomic DNA:
- the LOC124938090 gene encoding protein HUA2-LIKE 3-like → MAPSRRKGCVRAAAAAAACRQWKVGDLVLAKVKGYPAWPATVSEPEKWGYSSDAKKVLVYFFGTQQIALCNPIDVEPFTEEMKETLLTKRHSKGADFVRAVHEIIDSYEQLKKEGEVSSNPVGNVTRKNSGSSGDNLGLQNRNEASNVALDLCAQTPLIVDGKELKVAVEDSVEIVKESDIFPDKVTITKDPKEKNQGNTYFSRKRFRGAQPNSCSSQKQVVTAPRSRFLSRVDVSKFEKCISNNDGKAATDVPASLLRDEIRSMRVWKSPNVADEKTNLHAMPLNGSSEDNGSEILTVDSEAISLNEGSTLDSGCNLQQSESVLEHCDAIELNQKSVLVEEAVIVKKKRKQNRKRATSDASDAAKVVEDTGSEVEAVRAGQHFPDERRSPLDKGDGDEHLPLVKRARVRLGRSSSIKEDLDISSPLEEKSSPLLNKVPGLVCTSMTPDVDCNVDTKTFLVKFNTSDPVLPNVCSQSSVDQLQVSDGRSSAKLGCPVYGEAALPPSKRLHRALEAMSANTAEDTKSEVSLTIKTYINKSISSRESPETSVGGKGVKCPATESFEFTNVNASQGINCTTIATSSELPEEEERANSPIEKLNCSKLVSMNSSQNNEFCEVRALENLESDELKSLPLSSLGESIIKVAVATTPKNILPSTGIQEDNRGCDEGSLEPLLPSKGRGQDENIDNHHKIQKSLSKPYTSHDLEVVSYPGSRDAEIGEKLPGEGDGSDMKPSNSPFIKKKEASQMFHVTGDIKQVPRDSDAITSPTTLKDIAASEFLQNLSGSTSISLDHTGERDISGQGSSSSMTNRLGSIACESPPSTSVCNDSTIENDRIDTGRCVLTSHIQYVKSKDINKRSSMTEPSAALTAFEAALVSLTRTKETIGRATRIAIDCAKYGNASKVVEIVARNLETEPSLHRRVDLFFLVDSIAQCSRGLKGEVGDTYPSVIQELLQRLLLAAAPPGSSALENRRQCLKVLRLWLERRILPEPIIRHHIRELESLCCSSSGSAFSRRSLRTERPFDDPIREMAGMLVDEYGSNSSLKLVGLYMPPMLKDVEEEGSDSDGDNFEAVTPEHECQSHEEKEIVLPMAEKHTRVLEEVDGELEMEDVAPSCDAETASISNAGLGPSNVLHQFDKPASLPFLPPLPVDMPPSSPPLPISPPPPLPPTGASLVPFDSNVYVDAHAIGQSMALVNPEVVPLRPSVPDPCNSGVFNSQPVPHHTVQPAIGIQENNETSLHNAAYPMRPPQPAPSNQFSYILLQSQREVPHPSYPGVVGGNFCNDFDRRNMGLHEHGGGGSNWRLPGPPPISGTYYPDCSGGGSYAPPYPPCDPSPQMPNSHGWGFPQWNTNHREFTPHRPPAEGPMSVAIRAPCFWQPR, encoded by the exons ATGGCGCCAAGTAGAAGAAAAGGCTGTGTCAGGGCTGCTGCTGCCGCTGCTGCTTGTCGGCAGTGGAAGGTTGGGGATCTTGTTCTTGCCAAGGTCAAAGGTTATCCAGCTTGGCCTGCAACG GTAAGTGAGCCAGAGAAGTGGGGTTACTCATCTGATGCCAAGAAAGTTCTTGTGTACTTCTTTGGCACCCAGCAAAT AGCCCTTTGTAATCCTATAGATGTCGAACCATTTACAGAGGAGATGAAAGAAACACTTCTCACAAAGCGTCATAGCAAAGGTGCTGATTTTGTACGTGCAGTGCATGAGATAATTGATAGCTATGAACAGTTGAAGAAAGAAGGTGAAGTTTCTTCTAACCCTGTGGGTAATGTTACTCGGAAAAATTCAGGGAGCTCAGGGGACAATTTAGGACTGCAGAATAGGAATGAGGCTTCTAATGTAGCACTTGATTTGTGTGCACAAACTCCTTTAATTGTTGATGGTAAGGAGTTAAAGGTTGCTGTTGAAGATTCTGTAGAGATAGTTAAGGAATCTGACATTTTTCCTGATAAAGTGACAATAACAAAAGACCCTAAGGAAAAGAATCAAGGAAATACGTATTTTTCAAGAAAGAGATTCAGAGGTGCACAACCAAATAGCTGCTCCTCCCAGAAACAGGTAGTCACTGCTCCTAGGTCCAGATTCTTGTCGAGAGTGGATGTTTCTAAGTTTGAAAAATGCATATCTAATAATGATGGTAAGGCTGCAACAGATGTACCTGCTTCACTTTTACGTGATGAAATCAGAAGCATGAGAGTGTGGAAATCACCAAATGTAGCTGATGAGAAGACGAATCTACATGCCATGCCATTAAATGGTAGCTCTGAAGATAATGGTTCTGAAATTTTGACAGTCGATTCAGAAGCTATCAGTTTGAACGAAGGAAGTACATTGGATTCTGGCTGTAACTTACAACAGTCTGAGTCTGTTCTTGAACATTGTGATGCAATTGAGTTAAACCAAAAATCTGTTCTTGTGGAAGAGGCTGTCATTGTTAAAAAGAAAAGGAAGCAAAATAGAAAAAGAGCAACTAGTGATGCTTCTGATGCTGCCAAAGTAGTTGAGGATACAGGTTCAGAGGTAGAAGCAGTTAGAGCTGGTCAACATTTTCCTGATGAAAGGCGATCTCCGCTAGACAAAGGTGATGGTGATGAACATCTTCCACTTGTGAAAAGAGCACGGGTTCGGCTGGGAAGATCGTCATCTATCAAGGAGGATCTGGATATTTCTTCACCACTTGAAGAGAAATCTTCACCACTTCTAAATAAGGTTCCTGGGCTTGTTTGCACATCCATGACTCCTGATGTAGATTGCAATGTGGATACAAAAACATTTCTAGTCAAGTTTAACACAAGTGATCCAGTGCTACCAAATGTATGTTCTCAGTCTTCAGTTGATCAACTTCAGGTTTCGGATGGAAGGAGCAGTGCAAAGTTGGGTTGTCCAGTGTATGGTGAGGCTGCTTTACCTCCATCTAAGAGGCTCCATCGAGCTTTGGAGGCTATGTCGGCAAATACTGCTGAAGATACTAAATCTGAAGTTTCATTGACCATCAAGacgtatataaataaaagtatttctaGCAGGGAATCTCCTGAAACATCTGTCGGTGGCAAAGGAGTGAAATGTCCTGCAACAGAAAGTTTTGAGTTTACTAATGTGAATGCttctcaaggtatcaattgTACTACGATAGCTACTAGTTCTGAGCTGCCTGAGGAGGAGGAAAGGGCAAACAGTCccatagaaaaattaaattgcaGCAAACTTGTCAGCATGAATAGTAGCCAGAATAATGAGTTTTGTGAAGTTAGGGCTCTGGAGAATCTTGAAAGTGACGAGCTGAAAAGTCTTCCACTTTCATCCTTGGGTGAATCAATCATTAAGGTAGCTGTGGCTACAACTCCAAAAAACATACTGCCTTCTACTGGAATACAAGAAGACAATAGGGGATGTGATGAAGGTTCACTTGAACCACTGTTGCCTTCAAAGGGAAGAGGCCAAGACGAAAATATTGACAACCACCATAAAATTCAGAAGTCTTTGAGCAAACCTTATACTTCACATGATTTAGAAGTGGTGTCTTATCCTGGTTCAAGAGATGCAGAAATTGGTGAGAAACTTCCTGGAGAGGGTGATGGTTCAGATATGAAGCCTTCCAATTCTCCTTTTATTAAGAAGAAAGAAGCTAGTCAAAT GTTTCATGTTACTGGAGATATCAAACAAGTGCCTAGAGATTCAGATGCTATTACCTCTCCAACTACACTGAAGGATATAGCAGCTTCTGAATTTCTCCAGAACTTATCTGGCTCCACCTCCATTTCTTTGGATCATACTGGTGAAAGGGATATATCAGGGCAAGGGTCATCATCTTCCATGACAAATAGGTTAGGTTCCATTGCATGTGAATCTCCGCCAAGCACATCTGTCTGTAATGATTCCACAATAGAAAATGATAGAATAGACACAGGACGTTGTGTTCTAACTTCTCATATACAATATGTAAAATCAAAAGACATAAACAAAAGGAGCAGTATGACTGAGCCGTCTGCTGCACTAACAGCCTTTGAGGCTGCTCTTGTATCTTTAACGAGGACAAAAGAGACTATTGGCCGAGCTACACGGATCGCTATTGACTGTGCCAAGTATGGAAATGCTTCTAAG GTGGTTGAAATTGTTGCTCGTAATTTGGAAACTGAGCCAAGCTTACATCGACGAGTTGACTTGTTTTTCCTGGTGGATTCAATCGCGCAATGTTCTCGTGGTTTGAAAG GTGAAGTTGGTGATACATATCCTTCAGTAATCCAAGAATTGTTACAACGCTTATTGTTAGCTGCAGCTCCACCTGGAAGTAGTGCCCTTGAAAATCGCAGACAATGTTTGAAG GTTTTGAGGCTATGGCTTGAAAGAAGAATCCTTCCAGAACCCATTATACGTCACCATATTCGTGAGCTTGAGTCCCTCTGTTGTTCCTCTTCTGGTAGTGCTTTCTCTCGGCGTTCTCTGAGAACAGAAAGGCCTTTTGACGACCCCATTAGAGAAATGGCGGGAATGCTTGTTGATGAATACGGCAG CAATTCAAGTTTAAAGCTTGTGGGACTTTATATGCCTCCTATGCTCAAGGATGTGGAAGAAGAAGGGAGTGACTCTGATGGTGACAATTTTGAAGCAGTTACACCTGAGCATGAATGCCAATCtcatgaagaaaaagaaattgtcTTGCCAATGGCTGAAAAACATACTCGTGTCTTGGAAGAAGTTGATGGTGAGCTTGAAATGGAGGATGTCGCTCCCAGTTGTGATGCTGAGACGGCTTCCATTAGCAATGCTGGCTTGGGTCCTTCTAATGTCTTACATCAGTTTGACAAACCAGCTTCCCTGCCTTTTCTCCCTCCCCTACCTGTAGACATGCCACCATCATCTCCTCCCTTGCCTATATCACCGCCTCCGCCTCTACCTCCAACTGGCGCAAGCCTAGTCCCCTTTGATTCTAATGTCTATGTGGATGCTCAT GCAATTGGGCAGAGTATGGCATTAGTGAACCCAGAAGTAGTGCCCCTTCGGCCGTCTGTACCAGATCCCTGTAACTCTGGTGTATTTAACAGTCAACCAGTTCCCCATCACACAGTGCAGCCTGCAATTGGGATACAAGAGAATAATGAAACCAGTTTGCATAATGCAGCTTATCCAATGCGCCCACCACAGCCTGCACCATCGAATCAATTCTCTTATATTCTGTTGCAATCTCAAAGGGAGGTTCCACATCCTTCCTATCCTGGAGTTGTTGGGGGGAATTTCTGTAATGACTTTGATAGGAGGAACATGGGCTTGCATGAGCATGGTGGTGGTGGAAGTAACTGGAGGCTTCCAGGGCCGCCCCCTATTTCAG GTACATATTATCCTGATTGTTCAGGAGGAGGATCTTATGCACCACCTTATCCTCCTTGTGATCCATCTCCACAAATGCCTAACAGCCATGGATGGGGTTTTCCTCAATGGAATACAAACCATCGAGAATTCACTCCTCATAGGCCACCAGCCGAAGGACCCATGTCTGTTGCAATCAGAG CTCCATGCTTTTGGCAACCTAGATGA
- the LOC124939246 gene encoding uncharacterized protein LOC124939246 — protein sequence MDIMYKILYDNMFNYIMSCNSAKEIWERLTQLCEGNEQIKENKFMVVTQQFDNIKMRPEETMTEFDGRFNKIIITLSTLGHFKSECKKPKRDKNKKDKKESKALMMTDSKTKRGQSDSDDSSSTHSDDEEPGNAVIQQISVLRPSRCKSSLGFNNASPDQSSKKLNPVKDKLKTISFVRGSLTDNGTNPSCKNLTLKDEIIYVPPTIRCLEESIWYLDSECSRHMSGDRRLLIEIMDFSGPKITFGDNNNGKTMGKDKVCPACQLGKQSKLSFKSKGKSQSNRITTSKFSIFTGSGAFEKFLNRSKHVEKQLVHPLPQAAKVDHQTLVLEWVLGHMV from the exons ATGGACATTATGTACAAAATTCTATATGACaacatgtttaactacatcatGTCTTGTAACTCTGCCAAGGAGATCTGGGAGAGGTTGACTCAACTCTGTGAGGGCAACGAACAGATCAAAGAGAACAAGTTTATGGTTGTTACACAGCAATTTGATAACATCAAAATGCGTCCTGAAGAGACGATGACTGAATTTGATGGAAGGTTCAACAAGATTATCATCACTCTCTCCACTTTGG GACACTTCAAGTCGGAGTGCAAGAAGCCAAAGCGAGATAAGAATAAGAAGGACAAGAAAGAGTCGAAGGCTCTAATGATGACTGATAGCAAAACCAAAAGGGGCCAAAGCGATTCAGATGACTCATCATCCACtcatagtgatgatgaagag CCTGGAAATGCAGTCATACAGCAAATAAGTGTGCTGAGGCCTTCCAGATGTAAATCCAGTTTAGGATTTAACAATGCCAGCCCAGACCAGTCGTCAAAGAAGTTAAACCCGGTGAAAGACAAGCTTAAGACAATAAGCTTTGTTAGAGGTAGTTTAACTGATAATGGAACGAATCCAAGCTGTAAGAacttaaccttaaaggatgagattatttatgttccgccaact ATAAGATGCTTGGAGGAATCAATATGGTATCTGGATAGTGAATGTTCCAGACATATGTCTGGAGATAGACGACTTCTGATTGAAATTATGGATTTCTCAGggcctaagatcacatttggggACAACAACAatggtaagaccatgggtaag GACAAGGTCTGCCCTGCTTGTCAGTTAGGCAAGCAGAGCAAATTATCATTCaagagtaaagggaaatctcaatccaaccg AATCACCACCAGCAAATTCTCGATTTTCACAGGATCTGGTGCGTTTGAAAAGTTTTTGAACCGGTCAAAGCATGTAGAGAAACAGTTGGTTCATCCCCTACCCCAAGCAGCAAAGGTGGATCATCAAACACTAGTTCTTGAGTGGGTTCTTGGCCATATGGTGTGA